One window of the Trifolium pratense cultivar HEN17-A07 linkage group LG2, ARS_RC_1.1, whole genome shotgun sequence genome contains the following:
- the LOC123904237 gene encoding uncharacterized protein LOC123904237, translating into MNHPNGHFPMNLPILTSKNYDNWCKQMKVVFCSQDMWNLVTVGMPTIGARATDEEKETHKETKKRDYKALFIIHQCVDTDNFEKVGDCESSKEAWDILAQSFGGAEKVKEVRLQTYKRQYELIQMEDSETISDFFTIVTKLVNQIKNCGEVITARSVVSKILRSLAPKFDYLVAAIEQNKDLASMSKEELQPIGIS; encoded by the coding sequence ATGAATCATCCAAATGGTCACTTTCCAATGAATCTTCCAATTCTGACCAGCAAAAACTATGATAACTGGTGCAAGCAGATGAAGGTAGTGTTCTGCTCTCAAGATATGTGGAATCTTGTAACTGTGGGTATGCCAACAATTGGAGCTCGTGCCACAGATGAAGAGAAGGAGACtcataaagaaacaaaaaagagaGATTACAAAGCCTTGTTCATAATACATCAGTGTGTAGATACAGATAATTTTGAGAAGGTTGGAGATTGTGAATCTTCAAAAGAAGCATGGGACATTCTTGCTCAATCATTTGGTGGTGCAGAGAAAGTGAAAGAGGTTAGACTTCAAACTTACAAAAGACAATATGAGTTAATTCAAATGGAAGATAGTGAAACTATCTCTGATTTCTTCACAATAGTCACAAAACTTGTGAATCAAATCAAGAATTGTGGTGAAGTGATTACTGCTAGGTCTGTTGTCTCAAAGATACTGAGATCTTTAGCACCAAAGTTTGATTATTTGGTGGCTGCAATAGAGCAGAACAAAGATCTAGCAAGCATGTCAAAAGAGGAATTGCAACCAATTGGAATCTCATGA